Proteins encoded together in one Magnetococcales bacterium window:
- a CDS encoding type II toxin-antitoxin system HicA family toxin — MSRLPQLSGRECVAILERFGFRFIRQKGSHMVLRRDDPFSQLIVPNHKQLDRGTLRAIIRQSGLSVDIFIGS, encoded by the coding sequence ATGAGTCGCTTGCCGCAACTTTCCGGGCGGGAATGCGTGGCGATTCTGGAAAGATTCGGTTTTCGGTTTATTCGCCAGAAGGGTAGTCACATGGTCTTGCGTCGGGACGATCCGTTTTCCCAACTGATCGTTCCCAACCACAAACAACTGGACCGAGGCACCTTACGGGCCATTATCCGTCAGTCGGGGCTTTCGGTTGATATTTTCATCGGCTCATGA
- a CDS encoding type II toxin-antitoxin system HicB family antitoxin: MRQTFIYPGEDGYWVAECASLPGCISQGKTKEAAIENIREAIDLYVEALKEDDLPVPDERFEALLVAV, from the coding sequence ATGAGGCAAACGTTTATCTATCCGGGAGAAGATGGTTATTGGGTGGCGGAATGCGCCAGTCTGCCCGGTTGCATCAGCCAAGGTAAAACCAAAGAGGCAGCCATTGAAAATATCCGGGAGGCCATTGATCTCTATGTGGAAGCTCTGAAGGAGGATGACCTGCCAGTTCCAGACGAACGGTTTGAGGCGCTATTGGTTGCCGTATGA